The proteins below come from a single Mytilus edulis chromosome 5, xbMytEdul2.2, whole genome shotgun sequence genomic window:
- the LOC139525377 gene encoding archaemetzincin-2-like isoform X2, which yields MKYREKYPKRGADLPLDFVKFFIPYSTWFEKKKKGRKDDWLAKNKEPSQSFIQYLQCGIAMPFGRFRTIYIFPISFAEEHVPKEILGCIKTFAEIFFQLPVKTMKRKNLSAEVTNRIDEVYQADAHNIVDVMNPLVPSDAFCAIGITMCDLYHETSSNLFGHAVLSGKCGVCSIARYLGNFGKTKTSVYEKESEEDGKSLIIKRICKTMCHEIGHMFGLRHCVFYECLMNGSNSLEEADRHPLFLCPVCLRKLQFACKFNIEERYKQMVPFCLSHDMTSEAHWLQTRLETWEKE from the exons ATGAAATACAGAGAAAAGTACCCAAAGAGAGGAGCAGACTTACCATtggattttgttaaatttttcattCCAT ATTCTACAtggtttgaaaaaaagaaaaaaggcaGAAAAGATGATTGGTTGGCAAAGAACAAAGAACCAAGTCAATCCTTTATACAGTATCTGCAGTGTGGTATTGCAATGCCCTTTGGAAGATTTAGAACAATATATATTTTCCCCATATCCTTTGCTGAAGAACATGTGCCTAAGGAAATTCTAGGCTGTATAAAAACATTTGCAGAAATCTTCTTTCAACTCCCGGTAAAGACTATGAAAAGAAAGAATTTAAGTGCTGAGGTTACCAATAGGATAGATGAAGTGTATCAGGCTGATGCACATAATATTGTGGATGTAATGAACCCATTGGTACCTAGTGATGCATTCTGTGCAATAGGAATTACAATGTGTGATTTATATCATGAAACATCATCAAATCTTTTTGGACATGCAGTTTTATCAGGAAAATGTGGTGTGTGTTCAATAGCTCGTTATCTGGGTAATTTTGGAAAGACTAAGACATCAGTTTATGAAAAAGAAAG tgaAGAAGATGGTAAATCTTTGATAATCAAAAGAATCTGTAAAACAATGTGCCATGAGATTGGTCACATGTTTGGATTAAGACATTGTGTATTCTACGAGTGTTTGATGAATGGATCAAATAGTTTGGAGGAAGCTGATAGACATCCATTATTCCTTTGTCCAGTTTGTCTTAGAAAACTCCAGTTTGCATGCAAATTTAATATTGAAGAAAGATATAAACAGATGGTGCCATTTTGTTTGTCACATGACATGACAAGTGAAGCTCATTGGTTACAGACTAGATTAGAAACATGggaaaaagaataa
- the LOC139525378 gene encoding archaemetzincin-2-like yields MAKRSLEQAIGITTEIDETRSSIPQVLRYALINKDLYPNKGKDLPDDFVKYFIPESEWFEKKKRGKKNDWMQCQKESGQTFIQWQRSGSSLPFGRRITIYLIPLTFNEDPIPKEIIDPIRAFAAVFFQIPVKVMGTKKLNKEVPNRINSNSNTYQVDAGKVLEIMKPLVPSDAFCVAGITMCDLYPRESWNFVFGLANLAGNCGIYSLARYLSNFGKTQTTVYEPASEEGGISTIIKRACKTMCHEIGHMFGLKHCVFYECLMNGSNHLEESDGRPLFLCPVCLRKLQFSCKFDIEERYRQMIPILEEFGFRDDANWLRTRLARLETLKKD; encoded by the exons ATGGCAAAACGGTCTTTGGAGCAGGCCATTGGAATCACAACGGAAATTGATGAAACTCGG AGTTCCATTCCTCAAGTGTTGCGATATGCTTTGATAAACAAAGACTTGTACCCAAATAAAGGAAAAGATTTACCAGACGACTTTGTAAAATACTTTATTCCAG AATCCGAATGgtttgaaaaaaagaaacgagGTAAAAAGAATGACTGGATGCAATGTCAAAAAGAATCCGGACAAACGTTTATACAGTGGCAACGTTCTGGAAGTTCTTTACCATTCGGTAGGCGTATAACAATATACCTCATTCCGTTGACTTTCAATGAAGATCCAATACCCAAAGAAATTATTGATCCTATCAGAGCATTTGCTGCAGTTTTCTTTCAAATTCCAGTGAAAGTGATGGGGACAAAAAAGCTCAATAAAGAAGTTCCGAACAggataaattcaaattcaaatacatatcaAGTGGATGCTGGGAAAGTTTTAGAGATAATGAAACCATTGGTTCCAAGTGATGCATTCTGCGTTGCAGGCATCACAATGTGTGATTTATATCCCAGAGAATCATGGAATTTCGTCTTCGGACTAGCCAACTTGGCTGGAAACTGTGGAATATATTCTTTGGCTCGTTATTTAAGTAACTTTGGCAAGACACAGACGACAGTTTATGAACCCGCAAG TGAAGAAGGTGGAATATCAACGATTATTAAGAGAGCATGTAAGACAATGTGTCACGAGATTGGTCACATGTTTGGATTAAAACATTGTGTATTCTATGAGTGTTTGATGAATGGATCAAATCATTTAGAAGAATCGGATGGTCGACCTCTATTCCTCTGTCCTGTTTGTTTAAGGAAGCTCCAGTTTTCGTGCAAGTTTGATATAGAAGAAAGATATAGACAAATGATTCCAATTTTGGAGGAGTTCGGTTTTAGAGATGATGCAAATTGGCTCAGGACAAGACTCGCAAGACTAGAAACACTGAAGAAAGACTAA
- the LOC139525377 gene encoding archaemetzincin-2-like isoform X1, whose translation MAKSKVFSEQNEFEAIGLTLHKEVAMGSSTHEEYGLKYKDIVYVMKYREKYPKRGADLPLDFVKFFIPYSTWFEKKKKGRKDDWLAKNKEPSQSFIQYLQCGIAMPFGRFRTIYIFPISFAEEHVPKEILGCIKTFAEIFFQLPVKTMKRKNLSAEVTNRIDEVYQADAHNIVDVMNPLVPSDAFCAIGITMCDLYHETSSNLFGHAVLSGKCGVCSIARYLGNFGKTKTSVYEKESEEDGKSLIIKRICKTMCHEIGHMFGLRHCVFYECLMNGSNSLEEADRHPLFLCPVCLRKLQFACKFNIEERYKQMVPFCLSHDMTSEAHWLQTRLETWEKE comes from the exons ATGGCAAAGTCAAAAGTTTTTTCAGAACAGAACGAGTTTGAGGCAATCGGACTCACTTTACATAAAGAAGTAGCAATG GGTTCTTCTACGCATGAAGAGTATGGTCTGAAATACAAAGATATAGTGTATGTGATGAAATACAGAGAAAAGTACCCAAAGAGAGGAGCAGACTTACCATtggattttgttaaatttttcattCCAT ATTCTACAtggtttgaaaaaaagaaaaaaggcaGAAAAGATGATTGGTTGGCAAAGAACAAAGAACCAAGTCAATCCTTTATACAGTATCTGCAGTGTGGTATTGCAATGCCCTTTGGAAGATTTAGAACAATATATATTTTCCCCATATCCTTTGCTGAAGAACATGTGCCTAAGGAAATTCTAGGCTGTATAAAAACATTTGCAGAAATCTTCTTTCAACTCCCGGTAAAGACTATGAAAAGAAAGAATTTAAGTGCTGAGGTTACCAATAGGATAGATGAAGTGTATCAGGCTGATGCACATAATATTGTGGATGTAATGAACCCATTGGTACCTAGTGATGCATTCTGTGCAATAGGAATTACAATGTGTGATTTATATCATGAAACATCATCAAATCTTTTTGGACATGCAGTTTTATCAGGAAAATGTGGTGTGTGTTCAATAGCTCGTTATCTGGGTAATTTTGGAAAGACTAAGACATCAGTTTATGAAAAAGAAAG tgaAGAAGATGGTAAATCTTTGATAATCAAAAGAATCTGTAAAACAATGTGCCATGAGATTGGTCACATGTTTGGATTAAGACATTGTGTATTCTACGAGTGTTTGATGAATGGATCAAATAGTTTGGAGGAAGCTGATAGACATCCATTATTCCTTTGTCCAGTTTGTCTTAGAAAACTCCAGTTTGCATGCAAATTTAATATTGAAGAAAGATATAAACAGATGGTGCCATTTTGTTTGTCACATGACATGACAAGTGAAGCTCATTGGTTACAGACTAGATTAGAAACATGggaaaaagaataa